A genome region from Bombus pyrosoma isolate SC7728 linkage group LG14, ASM1482585v1, whole genome shotgun sequence includes the following:
- the LOC122574692 gene encoding MTRF1L release factor glutamine methyltransferase, translating to MLLRCLSSARAFFSVVSAKTCIQCSKDKIITFSRPTRSLCTTNVQCPTVGEIIEQWSDRFKNEGIPEPVESIEHIVAHIIGASKILDVVDARSKRLTSDQRDTLDSLCECRLSRMPVQYIIGEWDFQDITLKLVPPVFIPRPETEMLVHYALKALNSSENKKQEILEVGCGSGAISLAIAHANKTVNCIAIDSNPDACELTKENRDRLNLKDRITVVHAALKDDGSIEMSNALNETKDLNFNSKIFDVIVSNPPYVPTKQIPALTPEIKIYEDLTALDGGEDGLKVIKPLLKYAATALKPGGRLLLEVDTSHPEYLRFFTKKYSVLKLQYAHTYKDFCNNDRFVEIVKLP from the exons ATGTTGCTTCGATGTCTTTCGAGTGCTCGTGCTTTCTTCAGTGTTGTAAGTGCCAAAACATGTATACAGTGtagtaaagataaaattatcaCGTTTAGTCGACCAACGCGAAGTTTGTGCACAACGAACGTACAATGTCCTACTGTTGGTGAAATTATTGAACAATGGAGCGACCGGTTTAAGAACGAAGGTATTCCGGAACCCGTAGAATCGATCGAACACATCGTTGCACACATCATAGGCGCTAGCAAG atattaGATGTTGTGGACGCGCGAAGTAAAAGACTTACGTCGGATCAGCGCGATACACTGGATTCGTTGTGCGAATGCCGATTATCTCG AATGCCGGTTCAATACATAATAGGAGAATGGGACTTCCAAGATATTACCTTAAAATTAGTTCCGCCAGTTTTCATTCCACGACCAGAAACTGAAATGTTAGTTCATTATGCTTTAAAGGCATTAAATtcttctgaaaataaaaaacaagaaatCTTAGAAGTTGGATGTGGTTCTGGAGCCATATCTCTTGCGATCGCTCATGCTAACAAAACA GTTAATTGTATAGCGATCGATTCAAATCCAGACGCGTGCGaattaacaaaagaaaatcgagataggttaaatttaaaagatcgaATTACAGTTGTGCATGCAGCCCTGAAAGACGATGGATCGATAGAAATGTCGAACGCATTAAATGAAACCAAAGAtctcaattttaattcgaaaattttcgaTGTGATAGTTAGTAATCCTCCTTATGTGCCGACCAAACAGATACCTGCATTAACtccagaaattaaaat TTACGAAGATCTAACGGCACTTGATGGAGGAGAGGATGGCTTAAAAGTCATTAAACCTTTACTAAAATACGCTGCTACAGCTTTAAAGCCGGGAGGACGTTTGCTTTTAGAAGTTGATACAAGTCATCCTGAATACCTGCgcttttttacaaaaaaatattccgtTCTTAAACTTCAGTACGCACATACATACAAAGATTTTTGTAACAATGATCGATTTGTTGAGATAGTGAAACTCCCGTAA
- the LOC122574688 gene encoding uncharacterized protein LOC122574688 isoform X2 produces MDCRQHSHTVLKINLCLMNCPCNHRSFLKPREFHKVHLHISTVTPEIASQGEMPRNSTISSPKLRIPGSSESQVSTMPNQIKLLQVSSLKNTLVPTTTSVNDVGNRNEQIQMDDFQLKMTKSSLVKEKILYDKNLSVTTSLDFNENTTDYPGQRSLQYDLSYNSSSNLFNNLHDRTNNRATSREEILNDGGSDSTNTSKYSELRLLDHSGDEAVQVRMQNTSVTDSGATKLIYSVHLGGKPVPAETAARDMALLSPQEVALELGAPVLIQSEPYLKETRPLALSRKRDAWLLIGAASAGFILLALVVTGLVLAAKRKRAHSAVAAPPSHHVLRKKQEYIQAAAGLDNNACSTSEMEIKTDGTSQRQTPRSLSRTPVSLETPDSLEAGIHQVSSDNDEEQKSKALEPRPWEYSSKRTRMAYGRMSRTNAVDTPRTSDSMDVIVDHLETLDSLEKDYTRQEEATASPHSYLSMPSCKPFPSMKSVEPLSRVLEPVMVKHLDIDSPELVRRENDRSGLYTGDGVNDKFFARTSSAVKDPGVIGPIVWNLRRQNLSAEDNGTSETDVDPNYAMPSGPVGKARRRLHELLEDSFSLFGSRDAKSETQLCATRPTSAARAPDILTIFSETKGRITHASPISSPLAEMQVRPRTSLPVKSNDGDIAENGHLKPPRSRSGWGSRPLSAGPFHRPNLPDVDTRRILVDSQLPPEDPAVPLIASIKRELEKFSPQ; encoded by the exons ATGGATTGCAGACAACATTCACATACAGTTTTGAAGATAAATCTGTGTTTAATGAATTg TCCGTGCAATCATAGAAGCTTCCTTAAACCCCGAGAATTCCATAAAGTACACCTTCATATTTCTACAGTaaca CCAGAGATCGCCAGTCAGGGAGAAATGCCGCGAAATTCCACGATCTCATCGCCTAAACTAAGGATTCCAGGGAGTTCAGAGTCTCAGGTCTCTACAATGCCAAACCAAATAAAACTACTTCAAGTATCCAGCCTTAAAAATACTCTTGTCCCAACGACGACAAGCGTTAACGATGTTGGGAATCGCAATGAGCAAATTCAAATGGacgattttcaattaaaaatgacaaaatcgAGCCTCGTCAAGGAGAAAATATTGTACGATAAAAATCTATCTGTAACTACGTCGTTAGActttaatgaaaatacgaCAGACTATCCTGGCCAACGATCATTGCAGTATGATCTATCCTATAATTCGTCTtctaatctttttaataatcttcatGATCGTACAAATAATCGTGCTACGTCAagggaagaaatattaaacgacGGCGGTTCAGACAGCACGAATACAAGCAAATATTCCGAGTTACGTTTATTGGATCATTCTGGGGACGAGGCTGTCCAAGTTAGAATGCAAAATACAAGTGTAACGGACAGTGGGGCTACGAAGTTGATTTATTCGGTTCACCTAGGAGGGAAACCTGTACCCGCAGAAACAGCTGCCAGGGATATGGCTCTTTTGTCACCTCAAGAGGTTGCATTGGAACTTGGCGCGCCAGTTCTTATTCAGAGCGAAC CGTACTTGAAAGAAACACGACCATTGGCTCTTTCGAGGAAAAGAGATGCATGGCTATTAATCGGTGCAGCAAGCGCTGGTTTTATTTTGTTAGCATTGGTTGTCACGGGATTAGTTCTCGCagcaaaaaggaaacgagCACACAGCGCTGTAGCTGCACCACCGAGTCATCatgttttaagaaagaaacaagaataCATACAAGCAGCTGCTGGTCTTGATAATAATGCTTGTTCGACATCCGAAATGGAAATTAAG ACTGACGGTACCAGTCAGAGACAGACTCCTAGAAGTTTATCGAGGACTCCGGTGTCTCTCGAAACCCCCGACAGTCTCGAGGCAGGAATTCATCAAGTTTCGAGCGACAACGACGAAGAACAGAAAAGTAAAGCGCTAGAACCCAGACCGTGGGAATACTCTTCGAAAAGAACCAG AATGGCATATGGAAGAATGTCACGGACAAACGCTGTTGACACGCCTCGAACATCTGATTCAATGGATGTCATTGTCGATCATCTAGAAACATTAGATTCTTTGGAAAAAGATTACACGAGGCAAGAAGAAGCCACTGCTTCACCGCATTCTTACCTTTCTATGCCATCTTGTAAGCCATTCCCTAGCATGAAAAGTGTTGAACCACTTTCTAGAGTACTCGAACCAGTTATG gTCAAACATCTAGACATAGACTCTCCAGAACTGGTAAGGCGAGAAAACGATCGTTCGGGTCTTTATACGGGTGATGGTGTGAATGATAAATTCTTTGCGCGAACTTCGAGTGCTGTCAAAGACCCTGGAGTTATAGGACCAATAGTATGGAATCTTCGCCGACAAAACTTGTCTGCAGAAG ACAATGGTACATCCGAAACAGATGTTGATCCAAATTATGCAATGCCATCCGGTCCAGTGGGGAAAGCAAGGAGAAGACTTCACGAACTCCTGGAAGATTCTTTCAGTCTCTTTGGAAGTAGAGATGCAAAATCAGAAACACAATTATGCGCCACAAGACCAACTTCAGCAGCACGTGCACCGGATATTCTCACAATATTTTCCGAAACTAAAGGAAGAATCACTCATGCtag TCCTATATCTTCGCCATTAGCGGAAATGCAGGTTCGACCTCGTACGTCGTTACCGGTGAAATCCAACGACGGTGATATTGCAGAAAATGGACATTTAAAACCACCGCGATCTCGCAGTGGTTGGGGTTCCAGACCACTAAGTGCTGGTCCCTTTCATAGGCCTAACTTGCCAGATGTTGATACCAGGCGTATACTTGTCGATAGCCAACTTCCACCGGAAGATCCAGCAGTACCATTAATAGCTTCGATTAAAAGAGAACTTGAAAAGTTTTCTCCgcaataa